The genomic region GCGAGCGCGGCGGCGGTGGCCTCGGCGCCGGAGCCGAGCGCGACGGCGACCGGGTCACCGATCCGCCGGGCCAGCGTCAACAGCTCCAGGGTGGGCTTACGGACGGCACCGTCGACGTGGTCGACGTAGACGAGAACTTCAGCCATGACAATGCTCTCCTGCTGCGAATACGAAGAATCTGCGGGCGATCAGGCGGATGGAGGGGGCTCGTCGAGCCTCAGATGAACTTCTGGCTCACCAGGAACTCCGCGAGCTGCTTGCCGCCCTCGCCCTCGTCCTTGACGATCGTGCCCGCGGTGCGGGCCGGACGCTCCGTAGCGGACTCCACCTTGGTCCAGGCGCCTTCGAGACCGACCAGGTCCGCGTCCAGGTCCAGGTCCCCCAGGTCGAGGGCCTCGACCGGCTTCTTCTTGGCGGCCATGATGCCCTTGAAGGACGGGTAGCGGGCCTCGCCCGACTGGTCCGTCACCGACACGACGGCAGGCAGCGAAGCCTCCAGCTGCTCGCTGGCGGTGTCTCCGTCCCGGCGGCCCTTGACCGTGGTGCCGTCGACCGAGACCTCGGAGAGCAGGGTGACCTGCGGGACGCCGAGCCGCTCGGCGAGCAGCGCCGGAAGCACACCCATGGTGCCGTCCGTCGATGCCATGCCGCAGACGACCAGGTCGTAGCCGGTCTTCTCGATCGCCTTGGCGAGAACCAGCGACGTCCCCATCACGTCGGTGCCGTGCAGATCGTCGTCCTCGACGTGAACAGCCTTGTCCGCACCCATCGACAGCGCCTTGCGCAGCGCGTCCTTCGCGTCCTCGGGGCCGACGGTGAGCACGGTGATCTCGGCGTCGTCCGCCTCACCGGCGATCTGGAGCGCCTGCTCCACCGCGTACTCGTCGAGCTCCGACAGCAGACCGTCGACATCGTCACGGTCCAGCGTCAGGTCATCGGCGAAATGCCGGTCGCCGGTGGCGTCGGGCACGTACTTCACACAGACAACGATCCTCAAGCTCACGCCGGCTCTCCTACTGCATCGTCTTTTCCGGGCTGCCTTGTTGCTCGCAGCATAGGCGCCTGTTGGGGCGATTTCCGGTCGGGGGTTCCGACTCCCCCACCAAAATATTACTCGTCAGTACATCCAGAATGTACCCAGTGAGCAAGCGCTTTGAACTGTGACCTGGGCAACGCCGACCGCCCGGTCACGCAGGAGGTTCTCAGTCCCGGAGCGCGGTGAAGCGGCCCTGGTGGTAGAGCAGCGGGCGCCCTGCCCCGGCCGGGTCCCCGGCGACGGCCTCGGCGATCACGATGCGGTGGTCCCCTGCGGGAATCCGCGCCACCACCCGGCAGACCAGCCAGGCCAGTACGCCGTCCAGCAGCGGCACACCCTCGGGGCCGCTGCGCCAATCGGTGGGTGCGGCGAACCGGTCGGCACCACTGCGCGCGAAGGTGGCGGCCAGCTCCTGCTGGTGCTCGCCGAGTATGTGCACGCCGACATGCTCGGCCTCGGCCACCACCGGCCAGCTCGACGAGCCGGTCCCGACGCCGAAGGAGATGAGCGGCGGCTCGGCGGCCACCGAGTTGAGCGAGGTGGCCGTGAAACCGACAGGCCTGTCACCGGCCGCGGTGATCACCGCGACACCGGCGGCATGCCTGCGGAAGACCGAGCGGAGCAGCGCGGAAGCGGCGGGCCGGTCGGTGGGAGTCGTCGGAGCTGCTTCAGAAGTCTGAGCCGTCATGGAATGGTGTTCCTTCTGCGGTGTCGGCGAACGGGACCCGGAGTGTTCAGACACCCGGACAGCGCCCGTCGGCGGTGCGGGCGAGGCCCGTGGGGGCCCAGCCGTGAAGAAGTCGGCCGTAGGGGCGAAGCAGCTGCGACATAGCGTCAGATTGACGACACGAGAAGCGCCCAGTCAAGAGCGTCGCGGAATGTAGGAGATCGATCACGGCGCGTCAGACCGCATGCCCCAGAGCGGCGATGACATCGGCGCGACGCGGCTGGCCCGAGGCGCGGCGGACGATCCGGCCGTCCGCGTCGAGCACCAGCACCGTGGGGGTCTTCCGGATGTCCAGTTGCCGCACGAGGCCCAGCTGCGCCTCGGCGTCGAGCTCGACGTGGGCGACGCCGTCGACCATGGCGGCCACTTCCTCCAGTGTCCGCCGGGTCGCCCGGCAGGGCTGGCAGAAGGCGCTGGAGAACTGGACGAGCGTCGCCCGTTCCCCCAGCGGTTCACCCAACTCGCGGGCGCTGAGCAGCACTTCGCTGTCGCCTGCGCGCACCTTCGGTCTCCGTTCGCTTCGCCGTCGTACCGGTCCGGCAGCGCGCGGGTCCGCGCGTACCGTCACACGCCGCGGTTCAGCGTGTCGCCTCATTGCAGCACCCACCTGGCCACGGTGATTCCCGC from Streptomyces sp. NBC_01267 harbors:
- a CDS encoding electron transfer flavoprotein subunit beta/FixA family protein; its protein translation is MSLRIVVCVKYVPDATGDRHFADDLTLDRDDVDGLLSELDEYAVEQALQIAGEADDAEITVLTVGPEDAKDALRKALSMGADKAVHVEDDDLHGTDVMGTSLVLAKAIEKTGYDLVVCGMASTDGTMGVLPALLAERLGVPQVTLLSEVSVDGTTVKGRRDGDTASEQLEASLPAVVSVTDQSGEARYPSFKGIMAAKKKPVEALDLGDLDLDADLVGLEGAWTKVESATERPARTAGTIVKDEGEGGKQLAEFLVSQKFI
- a CDS encoding flavin reductase family protein, with translation MTAQTSEAAPTTPTDRPAASALLRSVFRRHAAGVAVITAAGDRPVGFTATSLNSVAAEPPLISFGVGTGSSSWPVVAEAEHVGVHILGEHQQELAATFARSGADRFAAPTDWRSGPEGVPLLDGVLAWLVCRVVARIPAGDHRIVIAEAVAGDPAGAGRPLLYHQGRFTALRD
- a CDS encoding thioredoxin family protein — translated: MRRHAEPRRVTVRADPRAAGPVRRRSERRPKVRAGDSEVLLSARELGEPLGERATLVQFSSAFCQPCRATRRTLEEVAAMVDGVAHVELDAEAQLGLVRQLDIRKTPTVLVLDADGRIVRRASGQPRRADVIAALGHAV